In Maridesulfovibrio sp., the genomic stretch CCCGAACATGATCACCCCATGCCTTCTATTATAGCTTTGAGCGAGTTTGTGGAAAGGCTGCGTGCGGTTCTTTTTCCAGGCTATTTCGGTGATTCCGAGATCCGCCCGGAAACCATGCGTTATCATATCGGGGGCAATCTCGATGTTGCGTACAGGATACTTGAAGAGCAGATCATGCGCGGGCACTGTTTTTTCTGCAAGGCCGATGAATTTAACTGTACCAACTGTGAAGACGATGCCCAGCGTATAGCTTCACAGTTCATGGAAAAGCTGCCGGAAATCCGCCGTCTTCTTGCTACTGATGTTCAGGCTGCCTACGTGGGCGACCCTGCTTCCAAAAGTCCCGGCGAGACTATTTTCTGTTACCCAAGCATCATTGCCATGACCCATCACCGTATTGCCCATGAGCTGTACAAGCTTAAGGTTGACCTTATCCCGCGTATCATCGGTGAAATGGCCCATTCCAAAACCGGAATCGACATTCATCCCGGAGCGCAGGTCGGTGAGCATTTTTTCATCGACCATGGAACCGGGACTGTCATTGGCGAAACCTGTATTATCGGCCGTAATGTGCGCCTCTATCAGGGCGTGACTTTGGGCGCGAAGAGTTTCCCTTCTGATGATTCAGGCACCCTGATCAAAGGAATAGCACGGCATCCTATTGTGGAAGACGATGTAATCGTCTACTCCGGGGCAACAATACTGGGCCGGGTGACCATCGGCAAAGGATCGGTCATCGGCGGTAACGTATGGGTGACCCGTTCTGTTGAGGCAGGAGAAAGGTTGCTGCAACGCTAGTTTTTTTAGCTGACAGTAAAAAAGGGGAATCGAAGTTCGATTCCCCTTTTTCTTTGCAATGTATCTGGCCTAGTTCAGCAACATGTCCATAACCTGTTCATTTTTGTTCTTCTTGGGCTTAGGCGGCGGGGGAGGGGTGTACTGTTGCTGGTTGGCAGGAGACTGGGGGGAGGCCTGAGGTGGTGACGAAGAGCTGGATGAAGACGAACCGGACGATCCTGTCCCGGCAAAAAAGAATTCACCTACCAGAGATGAAGATTCCCACGGAACTTGTTTTTTCTCTGTGTCTTGCATTACTCCGCGGCGGACCTGCTTGAAAAATTGTTCAATGGTCATGCCCTTGCGGTCCATATTGTTGATCATGTGTGTCACGTAAGGGCTGTTGCGTCCTTTGCCGTCGTATGCCACGCGCCCGGGAGATGTTGCAAAGGCGATGAATGAACCGGTGGGGGCGTCCATCTGGGCCAGACCGTTACGTCCTGAGCGGAAACTTCGCTTGAACGGGTTGTTGCGGCAGGCATCAAGGATGACCACGTTCATTCGATTACCGGCGTCCTCCATTTTTGCAAGCACCTTTCCTGCGTCTATTGCTTCATATGGAATATCGGACTGTCCTTGAATATTCATGCCCAGCGGGCAGAGATAGTTGATGCCGTCTACTTGCAGCCCATGCCCGGAGAAATAGAACAATCCCACGTCATAGCTTTTGAGTTTGCTGCCGAACGTATCAATGGCCCGGCCTATTGCGGCCCGGTCCGCGTTTTTCAATACCATGACGGTAAATCCGGATTTACTGAGGGCGGTTTCCATGGCCGCCACGTCATTGACCGGATTTTTTAACGGCCCATTTTTGTAGGCAGAGTTTCCGATGAGCAGGGCCAGCCGTTTCTGTGCTAGACAGTCCCCGGCAGAAAGCAGCACAGTTGCCATGAGCACTGTGAAACAAATACAAAGAAGTCTGTATGGGAATCTTTGCCTCATTGCGAACCCCCTTCAAGATATGAGTGTCTGCTCTCCTTATACCATAACTTGGTGGAAAGAGAAGATGAAAGCACTCCCGAAGAAAAGGGACATGAAAAAAATCCAGAGCGGTTGCAGGAAGAAGCAGATCAGACCTACAATTTTTACCCAGCCGTGCACTCCACCTGTATCACGCATAATAATTGAGGCTCCGCCGATGGGGGAACGAGCTTTAATGGCGCCGATCTTAGCCGTGCTGTCACGGTAAT encodes the following:
- the epsC gene encoding serine O-acetyltransferase EpsC, coding for MVSKIGGSVLTKVVDALCEEDAYQTVYHMPEHDHPMPSIIALSEFVERLRAVLFPGYFGDSEIRPETMRYHIGGNLDVAYRILEEQIMRGHCFFCKADEFNCTNCEDDAQRIASQFMEKLPEIRRLLATDVQAAYVGDPASKSPGETIFCYPSIIAMTHHRIAHELYKLKVDLIPRIIGEMAHSKTGIDIHPGAQVGEHFFIDHGTGTVIGETCIIGRNVRLYQGVTLGAKSFPSDDSGTLIKGIARHPIVEDDVIVYSGATILGRVTIGKGSVIGGNVWVTRSVEAGERLLQR
- a CDS encoding caspase family protein; the protein is MRQRFPYRLLCICFTVLMATVLLSAGDCLAQKRLALLIGNSAYKNGPLKNPVNDVAAMETALSKSGFTVMVLKNADRAAIGRAIDTFGSKLKSYDVGLFYFSGHGLQVDGINYLCPLGMNIQGQSDIPYEAIDAGKVLAKMEDAGNRMNVVILDACRNNPFKRSFRSGRNGLAQMDAPTGSFIAFATSPGRVAYDGKGRNSPYVTHMINNMDRKGMTIEQFFKQVRRGVMQDTEKKQVPWESSSLVGEFFFAGTGSSGSSSSSSSSPPQASPQSPANQQQYTPPPPPKPKKNKNEQVMDMLLN